The proteins below come from a single Magallana gigas chromosome 10, xbMagGiga1.1, whole genome shotgun sequence genomic window:
- the LOC105321641 gene encoding rho GTPase-activating protein 23 isoform X1: MESFVVQFRKSKVSSHRRNVHSDGDQTLVSSVISRWPAPKTILIPKTEQGYGFTLRHFIFYPSSATAQQQNLEREQDDGNQGPSYKRKRLSFLDPMDTIFVKNVRTYSPAYDAGLKTGDRVITVNDQSVSQKSYAQVIGLIQQSEGTLKLEVLPKDETDGQEDPCQVAHRSPEQLHQAELCHNDEVDSPASNRKSPFRRFISSDELRERPRSLLAREEIAPKSEDRILLKSMDPQSKLKTSTSYTSGLSVFREPWNSAGNRQKESPSREFLERRQDFEVRAKENNGMPANKAYSYGLFYDKTKSVNDLSTAVPRRQEHVLHPTDSQENISKSNKSETRVIPLENRRSREMIQDKTGYGISSSSRHSFPDSISGRHSASLSTGLQNTSNSKSEYHTSTRQYIPVVSAQPSAAHKMSASVDSLDSSSSYHTPDRNVRTRVYEQPNQGGGRTFIVKIGDRHYEGGVSQGNAQSDVSGNAVKQAPRYGTAFALTRSPMSSNGDQGRVVSQKKFMFENGKSDKAQSKSPVVQERYKTEIDKITSHGKFSSVATRVQSFEKDEPQPSSNIRIHRRSSQDRCVSMPPDSLGQSSHTSQQPYQEQAPIRIYVSQGSGNNPGSPIVEIVPMYPNSSNKTVTTSQEMSPQPIIHIKQSDDVDGAALSCHQEEDTGHPSKPVRKPSFLAAVNGSQQRYSGSRSSSERLSSPEPSSLHHSSPPWDSLNILPPGSFSSESDLSSISHCTGLAFTSTPVREPAKAVLRKKNKILPVTTADDLALPSSPIKDVKSTVVLRRKSETSPEDEAIKLQRRTSYLMATAKDRDSHKLSLDKTHSPSQSQTEIHLQITTPHQKPSMRKLKYFFGEKTPRIIEATERRQDPASPMQEVTKKGALLCKTDLTDGKKASDRSWKPVWVELRGHALYISKEKRDPANLGDRDANELPSSQPIKMSVTNRNLSKSIMIRFQTHTFNFDDQPISIKSCLVDIAHDYTKKKNVFRLKTFNGSEYLFQADENNTMLDWIRSIQSNNNPDADDKGQMETDLILRSRNQIEPPAAGPSLTSVGSTSSLRTSPQVPPKAPKQSSKNKLIRIPHSPSMRKKGKDKTWSLSKFKSFRKGSSATSSAGESESNDMFGVPLECCIPSPNNDFVPMIVDLCTKIVEARGLEVTGVYRVPGNTASVNMMMEELNKGIDNMNVDHEKWCDVNVISSLLKTFFRNLPDPLITSALYQDFIDANRTEDLEMRMLKLKRLIHKLPEHHFETFKHLAEHLNTVASCGHINKMDARNLAIVFGPTLIKKKDDDMTSIVRDMSDQCRIIESVILHNDWFFGSWDQDSYVPLEEGREDDEAPSNPSVSKMSCDDDDNTINPRDIVSSIVQAANQKMRKKSAPTLGEDLNASMTDGGFRERNIDLEIKHRKIKSQAELKARSSPNLPAMAASVPNTRQPTSDGLPERRLAMSHEGIDSSEWDKKDREKEGSSLYPKSRHFSDDSLDPREEYSSQTFSHSTIEALRKIEEEARNLREKEERRQQRDKERWKIERQWQEQSRRESDREKSKSNENLFEFGTIWHSTSDIFNKLAKGESKEVLENRLSTDRNSTASVSDRSESSRKNSTGSSNGGKYFVIQSLGSRSNSRDRLVQSSGDSPVFPSKRASSMERLLESPRKDYLSPPPRNIPGDRGQTKSGGRENREKRRSKKGLSRSDSARRNSLDSLIDIGRRNSHHSSDSEDGSDLLSDLTSTFDQKLQILVNPKYKLSGNVIRSSNEVLDKESAISCLPPQKPLAQAQCNKFGLCSSNDMLEKQYRDPSLHRSPKDAKVGIAYRFERSPLSNAQQMTVSPQNSVDGQTDPNLVSYFPPEDTRTSSTTLLPMSAHVQEIRAISSNMYGSKEFRPSAKSERSEISFPINRQQEKQYWVRYERSASTPKNLESDTYVIRTSSSQKQVFSPPPERRKEKRQKRRHTVGGTDDLEHFKALMTVVHPRSSSGSGSQKVSAWDQLQPAVKDMPQGSARSLLSWLQNERLRGSTPDLSGDQELRPKFF, from the exons AACCTAGAAAGAGAGCAAGATGATGGAAATCAAG GTCCCTCCTACAAGCGAAAACGACTCAGTTTCCTGGATCCAATGGACACCATCTTCGTTAAAAATGTCCGAACTTATAGTCCCGCCTACGACGCAGGCCTAAAGACAGGGGACCGAGTCATCACCGTCAACGACCAATCCGTGTCGCAGAAATCGTACGCTCAGGTGATCGGGCTCATCCAGCAGAGCGAGGGGACGCTCAAACTAGAGGTGCTACCAAAAGACGAGACCGACGGTCAGGAGGATCCTTGTCAAGTT GCTCACAGAAGTCCCGAACAACTTCACCAGGCGGAACTCTGTCACAACGACGAAGTAGACAGTCCCGCCTCTAACAGGAAGTCACCTTTCCGTCGATTCATCTCCAGTGACGAACTACGAGAGAGGCCCAGATCTCTTCTGGCCAGAGAAGAAATAGCTCCAAAGTCCGAGGACAGAATTTTACTGAAAAGCATGGATCCTCAGAGTAAATTAAAAACATCTACGTCGTATACTTCAGGATTGAGTGTTTTTCGCGAGCCATGGAATTCAGCTGGAAATCGTCAGAAGGAGTCTCCATCTCGTGAATTCCTGGAAAGGAGACAAGATTTTGAGGTGAGAGCTAAGGAAAATAACGGAATGCCGGCCAATAAGGCTTATTCTTATGGATTATTTTACGACAAAACGAAAAGTGTGAATGACCTTTCAACGGCGGTTCCGCGGCGCCAGGAGCATGTGCTTCATCCTACGGACTCGCaggaaaatatatcaaaatcaaacaaaagtgAAACAAGGGTGATTCCCCTTGAGAATAGACGATCAAGGGAGATGATTCAGGACAAAACAGGGTATGGTATCTCTTCATCTTCACGGCATAGTTTTCCCGATTCAATCTCAGGTCGTCATTCTGCCTCCCTTTCAACAGGACTTCAAAACACTTCTAATTCGAAGTCGGAATATCATACTTCAACTCGGCAATATATCCCAGTGGTCTCTGCTCAACCGTCTGCCGCACATAAGATGTCCGCTAGCGTGGACAGCTTGGACTCTAGTTCTAGTTACCATACTCCTGACAGAAACGTTCGAACGCGAGTTTACGAACAACCGAACCAAGGGGGTGGACGGACTTTTATCGTGAAGATCGGAGATCGCCATTATGAAGGAGGGGTAAGCCAAGGAAACGCTCAGAGTGATGTGTCCGGAAATGCTGTTAAACAGGCACCTCGGTACGGCACAGCTTTCGCGCTGACACGATCTCCAATGTCAAGCAACGGGGATCAGGGGAGAGTGGTGTCACAGAAGAAATTTATGTTTGAGAATGGCAAAAGTGACAAAGCTCAGAGTAAATCGCCGGTCGTTCAGGAGCGTTACAAAACAGAAATCGATAAAATCACGTCTCACGGAAAGTTCAGCAGTGTGGCAACAAGAGTGCAAAGTTTCGAAAAAGACGAACCGCAACCAAGTTCAAACATTCGAATTCATCGACGTTCATCTCAGGATCGCTGTGTTTCCATGCCACCTGATTCATTAGGCCAATCAAGTCATACATCTCAACAGCCTTATCAGGAACAAGCACCAATCAGAATCTATGTCTCACAGGGCTCTGGGAATAACCCTGGCTCGCCAATCGTTGAAATAGTTCCTATGTACCCAAACAGCAGCAATAAGACTGTCACCACCTCTCAGGAGATGTCTCCACAGCCCATCATCCACATCAAGCAGTCGGATGATGTGGACGGAGCAGCCCTGAGTTGTCATCAGGAGGAAGACACTGGTCATCCATCAAAGCCGGTCCGAAAACCATCATTTCTGGCTGCTGTCAATGGCTCTCAGCAAAGAT ACTCTGGGAGCCGTTCCAGTTCAGAACGCCTGTCCAGTCCGGAACCTTCCTCCCTCCACCATTCCAGCCCACCCTGGGATTCACTAAACATCCTCCCTCCCGGCTCTTTCTCCTCAGAGTCAG ATCTATCATCCATTTCTCATTGCACTGGTTTAGCATTTACTAGTACCCCTGTCAGGGAACCAGCTAAAGCAGTTTTGCGAAAAAAGAacaaaa TACTACCTGTTACGACAGCTGATGACTTGGCCCTTCCAAGTTCACCAATCAAAGACGTCAAATCCACGGTGGTACTACGACGGAAATCAGAAA CTTCTCCTGAAGATGAGGCAATCAAGTTACAGAGGAGAACCTCCTACCTCATGGCAACCGCCAAAGACCGGGACTCTCACAAGCTATCATTGGACAAGACTCATTCACCTAGCCAATCACAGACTGAGATACATTTACA AATCACGACCCCCCATCAGAAACCCTCCATGAGGAAACTGAAATACTTCTTTGGGGAAAAA ACTCCAAGGATTATTGAGGCGACAGAGAGAAGACAGGACCCAGCCAGTCCAATGCAAGAGGTGACCAAGAAAGGCGCACTGTTGTGTAAGACAGATCTTACGGATGGAAAG AAAGCCAGTGACAGGTCCTGGAAACCGGTGTGGGTGGAGCTAAGAGGTCACGCCCTCTACATCTCCAAGGAGAAGAGAGATCCAGCTAAC CTTGGTGACCGTGATGCCAATGAACTTCCCTCTTCCCAGCCAATCAAAATGAGCGTTACAAACAGGAATTTATCCAAATCTATCATGATTCGATTCCAGACTCACACGTTTAACTTCGACGATCAGCCCATCTCCATCAAGTCTTGTTTGGTCGACATTGCACACGATTACACCAAGAAAAAGAACGTGTTCCGACTCAAGACCTTCAATGGCTCCGAATACTTGTTCCAGGCGGACGAAAACAACACCATGCTGGACTGGATCCGGTCCATACAGTCCAACAATAATCCAGATGCTGAT GACAAAGGACAGATGGAAACAGACTTGATTCTACGGAGCAGGAACCAGATCGAGCCCCCTGCTGCGGGCCCCTCTCTTACCTCCGTGGGTTCCACTTCTTCCTTGAGGACTTCCCCTCAGGTGCCCCCTAAGGCCCCCAAACAGAGTAGCAAGAACAAGCTCATCCGCATACCTCACTCCCCCAGTATGAGGAAGAAGGGCAAAG ataagaCCTGGAGTCTATCAAAGTTTAAGAGTTTTCGTAAAGGCAGCAGTGCCACGTCCAGCGCAGGCGAATCAGAGAGCAACGACATGTTTGGTGTTCCCTTGGAGTGTTGTATTCCGTCACCCAACAACGAC TTTGTTCCAATGATCGTTGACCTTTGCACTAAGATCGTTGAGGCGCGGGGGTTAGAGGTCACAGGCGTATACCGTGTCCCTGGAAACACGGCCTCTGTCAACATGATGATGGAAGAGCTCAACAAG GGTATAGACAACATGAATGTGGACCATGAGAAGTGGTGTGATGTCAATGTGATCAGTAGTCTCCTCAAGACCTTCTTCAGGAACCTCCCAGACCCACTCATCACCTCAG CACTCTATCAGGACTTCATTGATGCAAATCGCACAGAGGATCTCGAGATGAGAATGTTGAAGCTGAAGCGACTCATTCACAAACTTCCTGAGCATCACTTTGAGACATTCAAGCACCTCGCTGAGCATCTCAATACTGTGGCCAGTTGTGGACACATCAACAAG ATGGATGCGCGGAACCTAGCCATTGTGTTCGGGCCGACATTGATCAAGAAGAAGGATGATGACATGACCTCCATTGTCAGGGACATGTCGGACCAATGTCGGATCATTGAGAGCGTTATCCTTCAT AATGATTGGTTCTTTGGATCCTGGGACCAGGACAGCTATGTCCCCCTAGAGGAGGGAAGGGAGGACGATGAGGCCCCCAGTAATCCCTCTGTGTCCAAGATGAGTTGTGATGATGATG aTAACACCATCAATCCCCGAGATATTGTGTCCTCCATTGTCCAAGCAGCCAATCAGAAAATGAGAAAGAAATCGGCACCAACACTGGGGGAGGACCTAAATGCCAGCATGACAGACGGAGGTTTCCGAGAAAGAAATATTGACTTGGAAATAAAACATCGAAAAATCAAATCACAGGCCGAATTAAAGGCGCGTAGCAGTCCAAACTTGCCAGCAATGGCTGCAAGTGTGCCTAACACGAGACAACCCACTTCTGATGGGCTACCAGAGCGACGGCTAGCAATGTCTCACGAAGGGATCGATTCTTCTGAGTGGGACAAAAAGGATCGAGAGAAAGAAGGGTCGAGTCTGTATCCCAAGTCTAGACACTTCTCTGACGATTCTCTCGATCCACGTGAAGAGTACAGTAGTCAGACTTTTAGTCACTCAACCATTGAGGCTCTGAGAAAAATTGAGGAAGAGGCAAGGAATTTGAGAGAGAAAGAAGAAAGGAGGCAACAAAGAGACAAAGAGAGGTGGAAGATAGAAAGACAGTGGCAGGAACAGAGTCGCCGGGAGAGTGACAGAGAAAAAAGCAAAAGTAACGagaatttgtttgaatttggAACAATTTGGCATTCCACCTCCgacatttttaataaacttgCGAAAGGAGAATCCAAGGAAGTGCTAGAAAACAGATTATCCACTGATAGAAACTCTACAGCAAGTGTGTCCGATAGGTCGGAAAGTTCTCGGAAAAACAGCACGGGAAGTAGCAATGGGGGGAAATATTTCGTCATACAGAGTTTGGGCTCAAGAAGTAACAGTCGTGACCGATTAGTACAGAGCAGTGGGGATTCTCCAGTCTTTCCTAGTAAGAGGGCAAGTTCAATGGAAAGGCTCCTAGAGTCGCCCAGAAAAGATTACttatccccaccccccagaaaCATTCCTGGAGACAGAGGTCAAACTAAAAGTGGAGGGAGAGAAAACCGTGAAAAACGCCGCTCAAAGAAAGGACTCAGTAGAAGTGATTCTGCAAGGAGGAATTCTCTAGATTCGTTGATCGATATCGGTCGTCGTAACTCCCACCATTCCTCAGACTCCGAAGATGGTTCTGACCTCCTTTCTGATCTCACCTCCACGTTTGATCAGAAACTACAAATTCTTGTGAATCCAAAGTATAAACTGAGCGGAAATGTCATCAGAAGTTCAAATGAAGTTCTAGACAAAGAAAGTGCTATTTCATGCCTTCCCCCACAAAAACCTTTAGCACAAGCGCAGTGCAATAAGTTTGGCTTGTGCAGTAGTAATGACATGTTGGAAAAGCAATACAGAGATCCTAGTCTACATAGATCACCAAAAGATGCCAAAGTAGGGATAGCTTATCGCTTTGAAAGAAGCCCCTTGAGCAATGCACAGCAGATGACCGTCTCTCCACAAAACAGTGTAGATGGACAAACTGACCCCAATCTAGTGAGCTATTTTCCACCAGAGGATACAAGAACCTCTTCCACCACTTTACTCCCCATGTCAGCACATGTGCAAGAGATTCGAGCAATTAGTAGCAATATGTATGGATCTAAGGAATTCCGCCCAAGTGCTAAATCAGAACGCTCTGAAATAAGCTTCCCGATCAATAGGCAACAGGAGAAACAGTATTGGGTCCGCTACGAAAGATCCGCAAGCACTCCAAAAAACTTAGAGTCGGATACCTATGTTATAAGAACATCAAGCTCTCAGAAACAAGTGTTTTCCCCACCTCCTGAGAGACGGAAAGAAAAACGCCAAAAACGACGTCACACCGTGGGCGGAACGGACGACTTGGAACACTTTAAGGCCCTGATGACCGTGGTTCACCCGCGGAGCAGTAGCGGCAGTGGGTCTCAGAAGGTGTCCGCCTGGGATCAACTCCAGCCCGCGGTCAAAGACATGCCGCAGGGATCTGCCCGGTCCCTGTTGTCCTGGCTACAGAACGAGAGGCTTCGGGGAAGCACACCTGATCTCTCAGGGGATCAAGAATTGAGGCCaaagtttttttaa